In a single window of the Luteibacter rhizovicinus DSM 16549 genome:
- a CDS encoding UDP-2,3-diacylglucosamine diphosphatase, translating to MAKLSCRSAFISDVHLGTPDCKAAYLLDFLKHLDCERLYLVGDIVDLEALAKRHWWHPDHSAVIAELIAMAAKGVEVIYLPGNHDFQMRGLAGSTIAGIRVELDAVHEGADGRRYRVSHGDEYDPEHIGRSWIAWLGDNLHRFICWANRRVHAVRKRLELPYMPLSIILKSHVGAALAYIRDYEQRVASDARERGFDGHICGHIHFGHIRSLDGVLYMNDGDWVEHCTALVEDMSGAMELIHWTERCTQLGRASRETVLPSPEAVRGFAPLVDCRADLAELTTEVSLAG from the coding sequence ATGGCCAAGCTCTCCTGCCGCAGCGCCTTCATCTCCGACGTGCATCTGGGCACGCCGGACTGCAAGGCCGCCTATCTGCTCGACTTCCTCAAGCATCTCGACTGCGAGCGGCTTTACCTGGTCGGCGACATCGTCGATCTCGAGGCTCTCGCCAAGCGCCATTGGTGGCATCCGGACCATAGCGCCGTGATCGCCGAGCTCATCGCCATGGCGGCGAAGGGCGTCGAGGTGATCTACCTGCCGGGCAACCACGATTTCCAGATGCGCGGCCTCGCTGGCTCGACCATCGCCGGCATCCGGGTGGAGCTCGATGCGGTTCATGAAGGTGCCGACGGCCGCCGCTATCGGGTCAGCCACGGCGACGAGTACGACCCCGAACACATCGGGCGCAGCTGGATCGCCTGGCTCGGCGACAACCTGCACCGCTTTATCTGCTGGGCGAACCGGCGCGTGCACGCCGTGCGCAAGCGACTCGAACTGCCCTACATGCCGCTCTCGATCATCCTGAAGTCGCATGTGGGCGCCGCCCTGGCCTACATCCGCGACTACGAGCAGCGGGTGGCCTCCGACGCCCGCGAGCGAGGCTTCGACGGCCATATCTGTGGCCACATCCACTTCGGCCACATCCGCTCGCTGGACGGCGTCCTGTACATGAACGACGGCGACTGGGTGGAGCACTGCACGGCCCTGGTCGAGGATATGAGCGGCGCCATGGAGCTGATCCACTGGACGGAGCGCTGCACCCAGCTGGGTCGCGCCAGCCGTGAGACGGTGTTGCCGTCCCCCGAGGCCGTGC